Genomic DNA from Alicyclobacillus fastidiosus:
CGATTGCTGAGCGTGGGCATCACAGGTTCCACGGTGGTATGCGGAATGCACAAGTTGATAAGGCCTGTCGTGTCGCCAATGCGAACGCTCATCGCAATGACCAGGACGGTCTCGTTTGGAGTCGTGAGTTGCAGAAACTGCGGATTGCTCTCGAGTCCCACAAACTCCGGTTCTACGTCCGCGACGCCCCGCCAGGATTCTGCCAGTAACTCGGCCGCTGGCGTGATGAGTCGACGCACCAGCGTCGTTTCGATATCCGTCAACTCCCGCTCGCGATATGCACCTGCGTTGTCCCCACCCATAAATCGGTCGAGCATGGCAAAGACGACCTGAGGGTTCATCTCGAGAACGACGCGCCCTTCCAAGGGCGTCATCTCCATCAGGTGCAGCACGGTTAGCATCGGAATCGAGCGAATGAACTCCTCGTACGGGACTTGGTCGACCGATTCGACCTGTATTTGAATCACGGTGCGAAGTTGTCCCGACAAATGCGTCGTCAACAGCCGCGAAAAGTGCTCGTGGATTCTCCGCAACGCGCGCAGGTGATCCTTGGAAAACCGCATGGCTCGGCGAAAATCGTAGGAACGGACCCGCGAGGCGCGATCGTCTGACCGAATTTCGTTCGCGTCGATCTCGCCGTTGTGAATAGCGGACAAGAGCGCATCAATTTCGGATTGTGATAGAACTTCTGACACGGCGTTCGCCCCCTTCCCGACTTATTGCACGAGCACCTGCGAAAAATAGATATTCGTGACGCTACCCGTTGGCAGCATGTGATTGACGCTTTTCAAAATCGTCTGCTTGAGACTGTTCAATCCCTTGTCGTTGCGCAACTGGTCGGGCGTGTACTGCCTCATGATCTGGTTGATGCTGTCTTCGATCTGGCTCTGCATCAAGGTGAGCTCATTCTTCGTAGCTTTCTTATCCGCCTGCAGTGTCACTGTAAATTGGATGAGTCCTGACGTTTGCAGATTGGTTGTCATCTGCGGCAACGATACCTGCAATGCCGCGGCTTCCTTGGCCGATAGCTGGTGTGTCGCCGTCGCCGCCGTCGCCGCCTGATGGCGGTGATGTTTCAAGTACATCGCGGTCGCCACAGTACCCCCAGCGACAACGAGAATGATGAGGATGATGATAAGCATCACCCGCACTGGACTCTTCACTTCCTTACCCCCTTACCGGTGTCGGCCGCGACCAAGCCGATCCTGCGATAGAAATCGGCCACGAACTGTTCAATCACGTCAGGCTTCTCAGAAACGATATACTTGTGCCCGTTGGACAGCGTGATGACAGAATCAGGCGTCGCCTCTACACTCTCGATGAGCAAAGGGTTTAACCAAAGTTCAGAGCCATTTAGCCGCGTCAGCCGAACCATTCTCTCTCTCTCTTTCCCATGCGGCGCGCGCCCTCACAGCGCGCGCCCTCTCAATCGGTGTTACGAGTTCTTCATGTTGACGAGTGCCTGAAGGATGGTGCTGTCTGTGCCGATGACGTGCGTGTTTGCCACGTAGCCGTTCTGGGCCACAATCATCTCCGAGAACTCGTTCGAGAGGTCGACGTTCGACATCTCAAGTTCGCCTGACGACAAGGTACCCGTACCAGCGGTGGTGTCGTTCGGCGCCGCGTACGTCACCTGGCCAGCTGACGGCACGACGCCGTACATGTTGTCGCCAACCTTCTCCAACCCGGCAGGGTTGGGAACCGTGCCGAGTGCCATATAGCCCACCGTATACGTCTTGCCGTCACTGCCGGTCACGTTGATGCTCCCATCCTCGCCAATTTGAACGTTCGGCGACGACGGCAACGTCACGCCGCTTGGGGCGACACCGGCCAGCATCGTCGATAAGTTGACCGGTACGAGGCCTGTCTCGTTCGTCGTGGCGCTCGGCGCGGTCGAACCCTGAAAGCCCATCGCCACGAACCCGTTGGGCAGCACCAAATCGTCATTGCTGTCCACCGTGAAGTCGCCCGCGCGCGTCAGGTACGTTGAGCCGGATGTCGCCCCGCCGGTGTTCGACTTCACGACGAAAAACCCCGCGTTGTTGATCGCCAGGTCGGTGGGGCTGCTCGTCGTCTGATCAGGTCCCCCAGACATATCGAGCTGCGTACCGGTCACCTTCACACCAAGGCCCACCTGCTGTGGGTTGGTGCCGCCAAGGCCACCCGTCGTACCCGCGTTGCCGCCCGAGAGCGTCTGGCTGAGCACGTCGCCAAAATCGGTCCTCGAAGACTTGAAGCCAACCGTGTTGACGTTCGCGATGTTGTTGCCCACGACGTCGAGATCCGTTTGAAATGCCTGCATGCCAGATATGGCAGAACTCATGGAACGAAGCATCAATAATCACCCTCCTGGAGTTGCGCCGCCCTATCGGTTCAGTCGATCCCCAATAGGCAAGCTTCCACTGGCGTGGTCCGGCTTGTTCACGACAACGACGCTGTCTATTTGTGTAACGATGGTATTCGGTTCGTGTTGCATCGCGGTCACCACGGTGCGCGATGGCAGATTCACGACCAGACCTGCCTGTCCGACGATCATGTAGGCATTTTTTGACCCTTTCGACTGAGCCTGATTCGCCACCTGATCCATGGCGACAAGGTCTGACTGCGATAGAGATAGGCCCCTTTGAGCCAGGCGCTGTTGTGCATGCGCGCTGATGTTCCACGCGCTGCTTTGCCGATCCGCCGCCGCCGTAAGCGCCGCCTGAAACGTTCCACCCGGATCTGCGGTTTGTCCGGGTTTCGCCGGACTCGACGCTCGAGACGTGGTCAAGGGCCGCCACGTGGAGATGGCATTGTGCAACTCACTCACGACATCTGCACCACCTGCGACAGCGGATACGATGTGCCATTGACCACAACCTGTGGCTCGCCATTCGATATCTTGATCGACGACACCTGTCCCGTCACCGTGTTGCCACTGCCGTCATCGACGGAGATATTCGTGCCGATGAGCTGATGCTCAAACGCCACCGAAGTAACCGATTGTAACGACTGAACGGCGGATAGAATCTGCGAGTCGGTATTGGCCACGTCCGTCATCTGCTCGAGCGCACTGAACTGCGCCAACTGCGCCACCATCTGCGTGTTGTCTTGCGGTTGCAGTGGGTCTTGATTCTGAAGTTGCGCAACCAACAGCTGTAAGAACGCATCCTGACCGAGCGTTTGGCTCTGGTTGAGCACCGTTGACGCTCCGGATTGCGCCTGCGCGCTCTGCGAAGCGGACGAAGTCGACGAAATAGAAGATGACATCCTTTTTTTCCTCCCTTCCACGTTAGATTGACAGACTAATGTCCCCCCCGTGTTGAACAGGGGATGCGGCGACCGCTTCGTTCACGGTCATCGCCCCGCCGGACGAATCGGACGAACTCGCGGAGCGCTCTGGCGAAGGCTCTTGTTGACGTTGCCCTCCGCCACCTGTCTGCGCATCGCTCTGCCCATACGACAGCTGGAAATTGGCGACATTCAAGCCCAGGTCCTGTAGATTCTGCTGTAAAGACGGCATCTGCTGATTCAACCACGCGAACGTAGCGGCCTGGCTGGCGACCACCTGGATCTGCAAGCCATCGGCGCCCTTCGTGACGGTCACATCGAGTTGCCCCATGCCCTGCGGCAAAATTTGTACCTGAAGTTTCGAGTTGTCAGCGGCAGCCTTGACCGAGATCAACTGGCCAAACTGCGAGAGCGCATCCGGCTGACGAACATCTACCTGCGCAGCGCCGCTAGCCTGCTCCGACGACACAGGTGCCTTTGTCTCCACCGTGCCAGCTGTCACAGCCGCGAACTGCGCATCAGCACCCGTCGCGGACGACAGGGGTTGAGCTTTGTCAGACGCACCGCTTGTCTCGCTGTCTGTAGATGACCCCCGATGAGTCGTGTGGTTCGCCTTCGACAAGAGCGTCGCGACTCGCAAATCCGACGTGGCCAGACCAGCGCTGTCGGAAGTGCTCGCACTGCTGCTTGCGTTTTGATCCGTGGAGGACGACAACGAGACATCCGTCAACGGCTTAGCCACGCGCGCTCCAAGCCCCACGGCCTGACTCTTTTTGACCGCATCCGCCAATGCCGACGCAACCTCAGAGTCATCGTCGGTCGACGCATCGAGACGTTTGGCACTCGCCAAATCCACTCCATTCGCCGCATCACTCTCAGCTGTCGTCATCTTGTCTCCACCGACTGCCGCGAGTTTCGTTGCGGTCGATCCGCCAACTGGATGCAGACCTTTCGACCCGTGTCCGGCGGTGGTCGTCAAGGACGCTGCCGGTGCCACGCCACCTTTGCTTTGCTCCGAAGCACCAGCCTTGTCGGCGACTGTTTGAAGGGCCGCAGTGCCGTTCGTCCCGAGCATCGCGAGTAGCAAGTCGTCAAATACTGCGCCGTTTTGGCTATCCGACGCACCAGGGACGCCGCCGCTCGCGATTGGCGCGGAGGCTGCGCCTTTGCGCAACACTTGCATTCTATTTCACCTCCCTTCAACGAGATCGACTCACGCGATATCAAGGAGTAGTTCCCGCCGGAGTAGTTCCCACCGCGGCTGTCGAATTGGCAGTCGAGTTACTGGTACTCGCTGATGCGATCTGCGCGTCGTCGGCAGCCTGCTGAACGACCGTGCTGGCAAACGCGGTCGGCAGGTCCTGCACGATGGGACCAGACGTATCTGCTGGCATCGCCGCGACGACCCACGCGGCCTCATTGGCTCCCATTTTTTGCAGAACCGAAGCTGCGGCCTGGGCATCCATCTGTGCCAGGATGTTCGCTTCCTGCTGCGCGCTCTGCACATGGTTGGTCGTCACCTGTTGTTGTTTTTGCATCGTCTGCAATTGGTTCTCTAGGTCCTGAATTTGGCTCTTTTGTGCCTGTGCCTGCTGCGACAGCGCCGCATTCGTAGACTTCAGTTTTGAAATTTCCTGTTGGTCGGCTTGCACCTTCTGCGAAGTGGCACTGAGCCCCGCCGTCTGAGATGCGGCACTACTGTGGCGTAATCCGAGCACCTCAAGCGACGTCTGCCAGACTGGAACGCCGACGAACTGCAGCGCGACGCCGATGACAATGGCGGCCACGATAATGGGAATGACGCCGACGAAGACAATCCAAGCCAATCGACTCATTCCACGGCGTTCCTTTTGCTCGCCCCTCTTCGGAACAGCCTTTTGTGCGTTCACCTTCGTCGCCATTACAAATCCGTCCTTTTAAATCTCTTCAAAGCCTCGTCGTCCGCCTCTACCTGAGACTTGCGCAGCGCATCCACCTTGTCGGACGCCCGTGCATCAGTTGCGATGCGCGACCACTTTTCCTGTTCGAAATAAGCATCGCGCAGCTTGCCTTGCTGGATATGGACATGCCCCTGCAACGCCTCCCACTCGCGTTCAAGCTTTTGCTTTCGCACTTCGAGCGACGCCTGATAGGACGCATAGGAGCGGACGTACGAGACGCCGGCGACGTTCGCCAAGCGCTCCCTGGTCTCCCGCGACCGTTCGTCCAGTTGCTGCCACTGCATCTGCAAGGCCTGTTGCTCCTGCAACAAACGCGAATAAGCCGACTCCTCGATCTCCTGCAAATCCTGTTTCAGCTTGTGGAATCGCGTGGCAAAAGCGGTGAATTCACGCACGTCGTCACACCCCCGTAATCTGACCCAACGTCTCAATCGTCGACGACATATCCGTCAAATCGTCCGTCCCTTGCGTGAGCAGAGCATTCACCTCAGGCACCTTCGCAATCGCCATATCGGTATCGACATCGGAGCCTGAACGGTACGCGCCAATGCGCAGCAGGTCCTCCACATCGCGAAACCGGCTCAACCACGTCCGAGCGAGTTGCGCGGCACTTTGGTGCCGTTTGTCGGCCACCGTCGAAAATAGTCGAGATACGCTGCTCAATACGTCAACAGCAGGGAAATGTCCTGCATTGGCAAGTTTTCGCGACAGGACGATGTGACCATCGAGAATCCCGCGAACCGTATCGGCGATCGGGTCATTCATGTCGTCCCCATCCACCAGCACGGTGTAGAACGCGGTGATCGAACCCGTCTCGCCTGGCCCTGTTCGCTCGAGCAACTTGGGCATCGCAGCGAAGACGGAAGGCGTGTACCCCCTCGCGGTTGGAGGCTCTCCGGCCGCCAATCCGACCTCCCGTTGCGCCATCGCGAAACGGGTGACGGAATCCATCATAAAATTGACGTGGAGCCCTTCGTCGCGAAAGTGTTCGGCGATCGCCGTGGCGACAAACGCGGCTTTCAACCGAATCAGCGCCGGTTGATCAGAGGTGGCGACCACCACCACACTGCGCTTTAGGCCTTCCTCGCCGAGATCGCGTTCGATAAACTCGCGCACTTCTCGCCCGCGCTCGCCGACGAGGGCGATCACGTTGACGTCCGCCGCGGTTCCCCGAGCGATCATCGACAGCAGCGTGCTCTTGCCGACGCCGCTGCCCGCGAAAATGCCCACGCGCTGGCCGTTCCCGACCGTGAGCAGACCGTCGATTACGCGTACACCTGTTTGCACAGCGTGTTCGATCCGCCGCCGCCGCAAAGGATCAATCGGCAACTGTTCGATCTCTCGCGCCACCACATCGCGAATTGGCCCCAAGCCATCCATCGGTTGACCGAGACCATCGACAATGCGCCCGAGCAACCCGGCACCGCAGTTGACCGTCAGCCGCGTGTGCAGCGCCAGCACATCGGCACCAGGACCGATGTCGCCCAGTTCTCCCAACGGAACGAGGACGAGATTCCCCTCGCGAAACCCAATGACCTCGGCTCTGCACTGGGAGCGCTGGCCGTAAATCAGACAGATGTCGCCGAGGCTTGCCAAAGGGCCACTCGATTCGACCGTCATGCCGATCACCTTGGTGACCTTTCCGTAGACCTTGACAAGGGTGGCAGTTGGCAGCTGTGCCACAAACGCTTTAAGTGTCTGCTCCACCGGCGGTATCCCCCTGCTGTAACGTCAACTCGTGTAGGGTGTGTCGCAACTCATCCAACCTCGTGCGGACCGTGGCATCGACGCGCCCGCCGGTGCCGCGGATATCGCAGTCGCCGGGCGCCAGCGTCGGATCGGGGACGATTGTGATCTCCCACTCCCCGTAATTCAGCATCTTCCACTTCGGGTGCGCTTGCCGGGCAGCTGCGTAGTCATCTGGATGCACCCGCACCTGCACCGAGGTACTGTGAATGACATAGTGGAGCAACTCTTCAACCATGGCACTGATGTTCGCAGGCTCAATAGCCAATTCGCGATACAGCAACTTCTCCACTGCGACCATCGCCACTTCTTCAAGGACGGGCTGCAGTGCGGCGATGCTATGCACACGTTGCTCCTCAACGGCTTGGGCGATCCCGGTCAAAGCGACTTGCTCCTTGGCCTTCCACTCCCCCAGCGTCACGTTCGCTTCCTCTCTGCCGCGGCGAAGTCCCTCTTCAAAGCCAGCGCGTTCTGCCGCCTCGCGAACGCTTAACGCCTCGCTCTGAGCGCGCTCCACCAATTCCTGCGCCTGTGCCTTCGCGCTCGCGAGCATCTGTTCACACGCCGCTTGGGCTTCGGCGAGGATGGCCGCCGGATCGACAACCGGTTCCCCTTCGACAGAAACTGCCTGCAGGCCGACCGCAATCTCCACGTCGGCCGTGGCTACCGGGATAGGTTGCGTTCCGTCAGGCAACCACGTCGACGTCAGATGCTTCAGCACGTTAGACAATGATGTCGTCACCTCCGCCGTGCGACACGACAATTTCTCCAAGGTCTTCAAGATGCCTGATGACACCCACTATGCGCTGTTGTGCATCCTCGACGTCGCGCAGGCGAACAGGACCCATGTACTCCATGTCCTCCTGGAACGTCTCGGCCATCCGCTTGGACATATTGTTGAACAGAACTTCCTTGACATCGTCTCGCGATACCTTGAGAGCCAGTTGAAGGTCCCGGGCGTCCACCTCGCGGATGACGCGCTGAATGGCCTTGCTGTCGAGGAAGATAATGTCCTCGAAGACAAACATCCGCTTCTTGATCTCGTCCACGAGATCCGGGTCCTTCGTCGACAATTTTTCGAGAATCCCCTTCTCAGTACTCCGATCGACGCCGTTTAAGATCTTCACGATAGCCTCGATTCCACCGGCCTGTGCACTGTCTACCGTGGTCATCGTCGACAGCTTTGACTCCAGGATGTCTTCCACTTCAGCGATGACATCCGGTGAAGTCCCCTTCATCGTGGCGATCCGCCGCGCGACGTCCGCTTGCAAATCGGCCGGCAACGCAGAGATGATCATCGCCGCCTGGTCCGCATCCAGATACGAGAGGACGAGCGCCACTGTCTGTGGATGCTCATCCTGAATGAATCCAAGAACCTGATTCGGATCCGCCTTTCGCGCGAAGTGAAACGGGCGAACTTGTAAAGCAGAGGTCAAGCGGTTAAGGATGTCCTCTGCCTCTTTTCCGCCGAGCGCCTTTTCGAGTACGTCGCGCGCGTACTGGATGCCTCCGGTCTGAATGTACTCCCGAGCCATCGCGAGATCGCGAAACTCCTCGAGGATGTGCTCCCGTTGCTCAAAATTCACTTTGCTGACGTTCGCGATCTCGAAAGTGAGCTGTTCGACTTCTTCGTGCGACAGCCGCTTAAAGACGCTTGCCGCCACGTCCTGGCCAAGCGCGATGAGAAGGACGGCAGCCTTCTGACGACCTGAAAGTGTCTGTTGGCGTTGCACCACTCATCGCCTCCGATGTTCAAAATACGGTAAATTTCTACTCGGACAACCAAGTGCGCAAGAGACTTGCAAAATCGTCCGGGCGCTGACGCGCCATGCCCATCAACTGATTCATCAACAACTCGTCCTCGGTCGGAGGCAGTTCCTCGAGCTCCGCGTCATAAGCGTCCTTGACGTGAGCTTCGATATCTGTCATCTGAGCCGACTGCCTGCGCCTGCGCCAGAGGAAGAAACCGACGCCGAGCAGCGCCGCGATGAGCGCAAGGATGCCGTAGAGTTTGAAGTTCGAAGCCGTCGACGCCAGAGTCGTGTTCTGCGCCGGCGTAAACGGCACACTCGAAACAGATACGGTATTCGCCGCCTGCGTCGTCGCGCTCTGACCGACCAAATTCGTGACAAAGGACTTGATCTGTTTGACCTCAGCCGGCGTGATCGCCTTGTCGTTGCTGTTCAACAGGACGCCAACGCTATAGCCCTGAATTTGCATCGGGTCGTCAGTCGTCGTCGAATTTTGGTAGCTGTAATCGTAGTTCGTCGTCGTATTCGTCTGCGTCGACGTGGAATTCCCCGTCGAGGAACTAGACGCGCTGTACGAACTGGTACTGTTCGGGTTGCTGCCCGCCTGACCCGCAGGTCCACCTGCCTGTGTGCCATTGGTCGACTGCGACTTGTTGACTTGCTGACTGGTCACAAAACCGTTTGTCGAATTCGGGGCATTTTGAAGAACATGAGACTGACTCTGCGTCTGGTTGAACGTCACATTGGCGTGCACGACCACGACCGCGTTATCCGGGCCGACAATTTGTTGCAAGCCGCTAGTCAGCTTTTGCGTCATGTCGTTCTCGACCGACTGGCGCATCGCGAGTTCGCTCGACGCCCCGCCTACAGCCGTGTTCGCGGCACTCGAGGAACTCGAGAGCGTATTGCCGTATTGATCGACGACCGAGACGTTGTCCACCGACAAGCCTGTGACGGAGTGCGCCACGAGCTGCTGAATGCCAGCGACTTGAGTCGCGGACAGTTGGACTCCGTTGCCCAGCGTCACAAACACTGAGGCCTTAGCGTCCGTCGTCGGCTGACTGACGAACAACTGCTGCTGGGGCATGACGATATGTACCTGTGCCGACTCGACTCCATTAATGCTTGAAATCGTCTCGTTCAGGCTCTGTTGCAGCGCATCCAACACCTGGATATTAAATTCATCCTGCGTCATTCCGAGGGAATTGCTCACACTCGAATACCCGATGTACCCCGATTGTGGAAGTCCCGCCTCCGCCAACTGGACGCGCGCTTGGTTTGCATCCTTCGACGGCACTAATACGGAAGTCCCTTGGATTTCATTCGGAATTTTGAGCGTCTGCAACTGGGTCTGGACTTGCCCTAAAGATTTATCGTCTAACCCGCTCATCACCATCACGTAATGCGGACGCGACACGACCCAAAGCATGGCCGAGAGCGCCGCGACCACGGCCACCGCAATCACAATCGCATTCCGACGCATGTTGGGTGATACAGACTTCCAGCGGTCGACGACCCGCGTCCACATCCCACGCAGGGTTTCGTTCAAGATGGTTCACCCTCTATCTATAGCTGTCAAACCTGCATGTTCATGACCGTCTGATAAGCGCTCGTCACGCGGCTAGCCACTTGTGAGACCATATCAACTGCGAGCGACGCCTGTTGTTCGGCGACCATCAATTGACTCGCGGTCACTGATCCGCCCGTCGCATAGGACTGAGCGAGTTGATCCGCCGTATCGCTGACTTGATTCACCTTGTCTAGCTCCTGCGCCAAAAAATCAGAAAAGCTAGGTTGCCCAGAAGCTGGAGCCTGGGTCGACGAAGTCATCTGTCCAAGTGCCCCGGACAAAACGGACTGTACACCTTGAATCGCCATACTACATCACCTCTTACTTGCCGATGCTGAGCGCATCGACATCCATCTGTTTGGCCGCGTCGAACGCGGTCGCATTGGCCTCATAGGCACGCGACGCCGTCACCATGTCGACCATCTCTGTCGCGATATCGACGTTCGGCATCTGCACGTATCCGTTCACCGCATCTGGACTGCTCGGGTCATAGACCGATTTCAACGGACTGGTGTCCTGCGTAATCGACGTGACTTGTACGCCGCCGTCACCGGTCGCCATCGTGGCGCCCAACACGTTCTGAAAGGACGCACTCTGCGATGCTGGCGCAAAGTTCACGATCTCACGGCGATAAGGACCGCCTTGTGGTGTCCGCGTCGTATTCGCATTCGCGATGTTGTTCGAAATCACGTTTAGCCACAATTGGTTGGCCGTCAATCCGCTCGCGGCGATGTTCATACTCGACGTATCAAACACGCGCATCAACCTCCCTGAATCGCGGTAGTCAAACGCTGAAAGCGCGTCGACAGATCCTGTGCAAGCACTTCGTATTTGACCTGATTTTCTGCGACGTCGACCATTTCCGAACTGAGGTCTACGTTGTTCCCGTCGTTATCGACAGTCGAACTCGTATCCGTGTAGACAGTCGGCTGTACGTTCGGAAGATTGTTCAAAGTGCTCCCCGACGTCGACAGAGGGATATGCGTCTCGCCCATCTGAGCCTGTGGAGCTGAGTTCAACGCCTGTTGAAAGTACGTCTCAAACGCCACGTCCTGGCGTTTGTAGTTTGGCGTTTCTGCGTTCGCTATGTTATTCGCATAAACTTGTTGACGCAGTGTTGCCGCATCGAGCGACATTTGCAGTACCTGCATCGTATTCACTCTTCACTCTTCCCCATCCGCACATTTTGCTATTTTTCGACGACAGTGTAATGATTCGTCGAATCCTGTCATAATCCTGCACATTTGAAACGCACGCAGTGGCGAATTTGCTAAGAAGTTCATGGACTGATCACAAAAAAGCAACCAGGGTGCCAACGACATCCTGGTTGCTTTTTTGGAATGTATGGATACTGCTTTTTTACAGAATAAACTGACTGACGTCGCGGTTCTTGACAATCGACTGCAGTTTCTCGTCGACGTACGCCGCAGTTATGGAAAGAGACTGCAGGTTGACGTCTGGCGCCTCAAACGACAAGTCCTCCAGGACTTTCTCGACAAGTGTGTGCAGTCGTCTTGCACCGATGTTCTCCGTGTCCTGATTCACCTGTTGAGCCATCTGTGCGATCCGCGTGATGGCGTCGTCGCTGAACGTCACCGCGATGCCCTCGGTTTCAAGCAGGGCGGCATACTGTTTGAGCAACGAGTGCTCCGGTTCGCGCAAGATCCGCTCGAAATCGCCTGCCGTCAAAGGCTCTAGCTCGACGCGAATCGGGAAACGTCCCTGAAGTTCCGGGATCAGGTCGGATGGCTTCGCCACGTGAAACGCGCCTGCTCCAATGAACAACATGTAGTCCGTCTTCACGGCGCCATACTTGGTCGTGACAGTCGATCCTTCGACGATCGGAAGGATATCCCGCTGCACGCCTTCCCGCGAAACATCCGCGCCCCGCTGTTCCTTACCCGCGATTTTATCCATCTCGTCAATGAAGATAATCCCTTGGTTTTCAGCGCGATAAATCGCCTCTGCATTGACTGCATCAGCGTCGATCAAGCGCCCTGCCTCTTCCTGCGTGAGGACCTTGCGCGCCTCGCGCACGGTCATCTTGCGTTTGCGCGTCTGCTTCGGCAATAGATTTCCGAGCGCCTCTTGGATATTGCCAAGACTCTCAGCCCCCATTCCAGGCATGAAACCGAGCGACATACCACTCGACTGTTCCTCAACGTCGATCTCCACGTAGTGGTCTTCCAATTCACCGAGGTCCAGCTTGTGCCTCGTGCGGCGTCGTTCTTCGCGAACCGAATCGGAACTGGCCTCGTGCGACGGCCGCTCCTGCTGCCCGCCGCCGAACAGCATCTCGAACGGATTCCCCATCTTTCGCCGCGCGTTCGGATCTGGCACGAGCGCGTCGACGATCCGATCGTTGGCGCGTTCCTCGGCCTCCTTCTGAACCTTCTGCGCGTGTTCAGCCTTCACCATCCGAACGGCCGTCTCGACCAGGTCTCGCACCATCGCCTCGACGTCGCGGCCGACGTAACCAACCTCTGTGAACTTCGTCGCTTCGACCTTGATGAACGGCGCACCGACCAATTTTGCCAAACGGCGTGCGATTTCCGTCTTGCCAACGCCAGTGGGTCCGATCATCAAAATGTTCTTCGGCGTCACTTCTGCCTGCAAGTCCGACGGCAGTTGCGCCCGCCGCGCACGGTTGCGGAGTGCGACGGCGACAGCGCGCTTCGCGCCGCGCTGCCCCACAATGAACTTATCTAAGTGCTCCACGATTTGCCGCGGCGTCAATTCCTGTTCTATCGACACGTGATTCCCTCCCTCAAATCAGAGGCTCGACGGCTTGTCAGCGAGCCTCTTGCCACGTCTTAGCCTACTGTCTCCACGATGATGTGGTCATTCGTAAAGACGCAGATCTCCGATGCGATTTGCAACGCCTTCTGCGCGATCTCCGCGGCCGGCAATTCCGTATTGCGGGCGAGCGCACGTCCGGCAGAGAGCGCAAACGCTCCGCCTGAACCAATTGCGCAAATCCCATCGTCCGGCTGAATCACTTCGCCGCCACCCGAGACGATGAACAAATCGTCCTCATTCATCACGATGAGCATCGCTTCCAGCTTGTGTAACACCTTGTCGGAGCGCCATTCCTTCGCCAATTCCACAGCGGCGCGCTGAAGATTGCCCTGGTACTCCTCCAGCCGCTTTTCGAACATCTCAAACAGCGTGAACGCATCTGCGACAGAACCGGCGAAACCAGCGACTACTTTGCCGTGATAGAGTCGGCGAACCTTTCGCGCCCCTTGTTTCATAATCATGCTGTTGCCAAGTGTCACCTGGCCGTCGCCTGCCATGGCCCCCTTGCCTTCATTCAGTACAGCAAAAATCGTGGTGGCATGCATGGATTGGTCCACGCGCGTCACTTCCCTTCTGTTTCGCGTGCTCGCTCAGATCTTGGATGGCTGTCTTGATAAACGCGCGTCAAACGCTCACGCGACGTATGTGTGTAAATCTGCGTACTCGATAAACTTGCGTGGCCAAGCAACTCTTGGACACTGCGCAAGTCCGCCCCGCCGTCGAGCAGGTGCGTGGCAAACGTGTGGCGCAATCCGTGCGGGCTCAGCCGACGAAGTCCCGGCACTTCGGCAATGCGCTTGTCGAGGATCCGTCGGACGCTCCGGTCGGTCAACCGCCCGCCGCGCTGGTTGACGAACAGCGCTTG
This window encodes:
- a CDS encoding FliI/YscN family ATPase, whose amino-acid sequence is MEQTLKAFVAQLPTATLVKVYGKVTKVIGMTVESSGPLASLGDICLIYGQRSQCRAEVIGFREGNLVLVPLGELGDIGPGADVLALHTRLTVNCGAGLLGRIVDGLGQPMDGLGPIRDVVAREIEQLPIDPLRRRRIEHAVQTGVRVIDGLLTVGNGQRVGIFAGSGVGKSTLLSMIARGTAADVNVIALVGERGREVREFIERDLGEEGLKRSVVVVATSDQPALIRLKAAFVATAIAEHFRDEGLHVNFMMDSVTRFAMAQREVGLAAGEPPTARGYTPSVFAAMPKLLERTGPGETGSITAFYTVLVDGDDMNDPIADTVRGILDGHIVLSRKLANAGHFPAVDVLSSVSRLFSTVADKRHQSAAQLARTWLSRFRDVEDLLRIGAYRSGSDVDTDMAIAKVPEVNALLTQGTDDLTDMSSTIETLGQITGV
- a CDS encoding FliH/SctL family protein, which produces MLKHLTSTWLPDGTQPIPVATADVEIAVGLQAVSVEGEPVVDPAAILAEAQAACEQMLASAKAQAQELVERAQSEALSVREAAERAGFEEGLRRGREEANVTLGEWKAKEQVALTGIAQAVEEQRVHSIAALQPVLEEVAMVAVEKLLYRELAIEPANISAMVEELLHYVIHSTSVQVRVHPDDYAAARQAHPKWKMLNYGEWEITIVPDPTLAPGDCDIRGTGGRVDATVRTRLDELRHTLHELTLQQGDTAGGADT
- the fliG gene encoding flagellar motor switch protein FliG, whose product is MVQRQQTLSGRQKAAVLLIALGQDVAASVFKRLSHEEVEQLTFEIANVSKVNFEQREHILEEFRDLAMAREYIQTGGIQYARDVLEKALGGKEAEDILNRLTSALQVRPFHFARKADPNQVLGFIQDEHPQTVALVLSYLDADQAAMIISALPADLQADVARRIATMKGTSPDVIAEVEDILESKLSTMTTVDSAQAGGIEAIVKILNGVDRSTEKGILEKLSTKDPDLVDEIKKRMFVFEDIIFLDSKAIQRVIREVDARDLQLALKVSRDDVKEVLFNNMSKRMAETFQEDMEYMGPVRLRDVEDAQQRIVGVIRHLEDLGEIVVSHGGGDDIIV
- the fliF gene encoding flagellar basal-body MS-ring/collar protein FliF; translation: MNETLRGMWTRVVDRWKSVSPNMRRNAIVIAVAVVAALSAMLWVVSRPHYVMVMSGLDDKSLGQVQTQLQTLKIPNEIQGTSVLVPSKDANQARVQLAEAGLPQSGYIGYSSVSNSLGMTQDEFNIQVLDALQQSLNETISSINGVESAQVHIVMPQQQLFVSQPTTDAKASVFVTLGNGVQLSATQVAGIQQLVAHSVTGLSVDNVSVVDQYGNTLSSSSSAANTAVGGASSELAMRQSVENDMTQKLTSGLQQIVGPDNAVVVVHANVTFNQTQSQSHVLQNAPNSTNGFVTSQQVNKSQSTNGTQAGGPAGQAGSNPNSTSSYSASSSSTGNSTSTQTNTTTNYDYSYQNSTTTDDPMQIQGYSVGVLLNSNDKAITPAEVKQIKSFVTNLVGQSATTQAANTVSVSSVPFTPAQNTTLASTASNFKLYGILALIAALLGVGFFLWRRRRQSAQMTDIEAHVKDAYDAELEELPPTEDELLMNQLMGMARQRPDDFASLLRTWLSE
- the fliE gene encoding flagellar hook-basal body complex protein FliE, with product MAIQGVQSVLSGALGQMTSSTQAPASGQPSFSDFLAQELDKVNQVSDTADQLAQSYATGGSVTASQLMVAEQQASLAVDMVSQVASRVTSAYQTVMNMQV
- the flgC gene encoding flagellar basal body rod protein FlgC, giving the protein MRVFDTSSMNIAASGLTANQLWLNVISNNIANANTTRTPQGGPYRREIVNFAPASQSASFQNVLGATMATGDGGVQVTSITQDTSPLKSVYDPSSPDAVNGYVQMPNVDIATEMVDMVTASRAYEANATAFDAAKQMDVDALSIGK